A genomic window from Vicinamibacteria bacterium includes:
- a CDS encoding DUF433 domain-containing protein, whose protein sequence is MKEPMATRTDPKVELPAGYVYSHITKIPAVCGGRPCIDDTRVRVVNIVFLHQEGYTPERVLEQHPDLNLAQVNAALAYYYDHPDEIDAYIEEDKAWDEKYERDKAEFLSKRRSSAPR, encoded by the coding sequence GACTCGGACTGATCCGAAGGTTGAGCTCCCTGCGGGGTACGTGTATTCCCACATCACAAAGATCCCGGCGGTGTGTGGAGGCCGACCGTGCATCGATGACACACGGGTGCGCGTCGTCAACATCGTCTTCTTGCACCAAGAGGGTTACACGCCCGAGCGAGTGCTGGAGCAGCATCCGGACCTAAATCTTGCTCAGGTCAACGCGGCGCTTGCCTATTACTACGATCATCCAGACGAGATCGACGCCTACATCGAAGAGGACAAAGCCTGGGACGAGAAGTACGAGCGGGATAAGGCCGAGTTTCTGAGCAAACGACGTTCGTCGGCCCCCCGATAG